A single genomic interval of Microbacterium oleivorans harbors:
- the pcp gene encoding pyroglutamyl-peptidase I: protein MRTVLLTGFEPFAGDATNPSGDAVRLVADGWAGPERLVTSVLPVAFNAARLRLRELIVEHSPDVIIATGLAGGRAGMSVERIAINLIDARIPDNAGDQPVDVPAVPRSPAAHFSTLPVKSIIADIAAAGIPASVSHSAGTFVCNHVMYTALDSGEPGDRAAGFIHVPYATGSAPEGKPSLPLADIARALRIAIRTSLDTEIDVSYAAGSIW from the coding sequence ATGAGAACCGTGCTGCTGACCGGATTCGAACCGTTCGCCGGGGACGCGACGAACCCATCGGGCGACGCCGTCCGTCTGGTCGCCGACGGTTGGGCCGGCCCGGAACGCCTGGTCACGTCGGTTCTGCCGGTCGCCTTCAACGCGGCGCGCCTGCGGTTGCGCGAGCTGATCGTGGAACACTCCCCCGACGTCATCATCGCGACCGGTCTCGCCGGCGGCCGCGCGGGCATGTCCGTCGAACGGATCGCCATCAACCTGATCGACGCCCGCATCCCCGACAACGCCGGCGATCAACCGGTGGATGTGCCCGCGGTCCCGCGCTCACCGGCCGCGCACTTCTCGACGCTCCCCGTCAAGTCGATCATCGCCGACATCGCAGCGGCGGGCATTCCGGCATCCGTCTCGCACTCCGCGGGCACGTTCGTGTGCAACCACGTCATGTACACCGCGCTCGACAGCGGCGAGCCCGGTGACCGTGCGGCCGGCTTCATCCACGTTCCCTACGCGACCGGGAGCGCCCCGGAGGGGAAGCCCTCGCTCCCCCTCGCCGACATCGCCCGGGCGCTGCGCATCGCGATCCGCACGTCGCTCGACACCGAGATCGACGTCTCCTACGCCGCCGGCAGCATCTGGTGA
- the ispG gene encoding flavodoxin-dependent (E)-4-hydroxy-3-methylbut-2-enyl-diphosphate synthase, protein MPQVPDVLAPRRKSRQIRVGRVLVGGDAPVSVQSMTTTPTTDINATLQQIAELTASGCEIVRVAVPSQDDADVLHIIAKKSQIPVIADIHFQPKYVFQAIDAGCAAVRVNPGNIRKFDDQVGAIANAAKAAGVSLRIGVNAGSLDRRLLEKYGKATPEALVESAVWEASLFEEHDFHDFKISVKHNDPIVMVKAYRQLAERGDWPLHLGVTEAGPAFQGTIKSATAFGILLGEGIGDTIRVSLSAPPAEEVKVGHQILQSLNLRERKLEIVSCPSCGRAQVDVYTLADDVTEGLKDMTVPLRVAVMGCVVNGPGEAREADLGVASGNGKGQIFVKGEVIKTVPEAEIVATLIEEARRIADELGPDAPLGTAQVVTA, encoded by the coding sequence CCCCCGTCAGCGTCCAGTCGATGACGACGACGCCGACCACCGACATCAACGCCACGCTGCAGCAGATCGCCGAGCTGACGGCATCCGGCTGCGAGATCGTGCGTGTCGCCGTGCCGTCGCAGGATGACGCCGATGTGCTGCACATCATCGCCAAGAAGAGTCAGATCCCGGTGATCGCCGACATCCACTTCCAGCCGAAGTACGTCTTCCAGGCCATCGACGCCGGGTGCGCGGCCGTGCGGGTCAACCCCGGCAACATCCGCAAGTTCGACGATCAGGTCGGCGCGATCGCGAACGCGGCGAAAGCCGCCGGTGTGTCGCTGCGCATCGGCGTGAACGCCGGCTCGCTCGATCGTCGGCTGCTCGAGAAGTACGGCAAGGCGACCCCCGAGGCCCTCGTCGAGAGCGCCGTCTGGGAGGCGTCGCTGTTCGAGGAGCACGACTTCCACGACTTCAAGATCTCGGTCAAGCACAACGACCCGATCGTCATGGTCAAGGCCTACCGGCAGCTCGCCGAGCGCGGCGACTGGCCGCTGCACCTCGGCGTCACCGAAGCCGGTCCCGCCTTCCAGGGCACCATCAAGAGCGCGACCGCGTTCGGCATCCTTCTCGGTGAAGGCATCGGCGACACGATCCGCGTCTCGCTGTCGGCGCCGCCCGCCGAAGAGGTCAAGGTCGGACATCAGATCCTGCAGTCGCTGAACCTGCGCGAGCGCAAGCTCGAGATCGTGTCCTGCCCCTCGTGCGGACGTGCTCAGGTCGACGTCTACACCCTCGCCGACGATGTCACCGAGGGACTGAAGGACATGACCGTGCCGCTGCGCGTCGCCGTCATGGGCTGCGTCGTCAACGGTCCCGGCGAGGCGCGCGAGGCAGACCTGGGCGTGGCCTCGGGCAACGGCAAGGGTCAGATCTTCGTGAAGGGCGAGGTCATCAAGACCGTGCCCGAGGCCGAGATCGTGGCGACCCTCATCGAGGAGGCGCGCCGCATCGCCGACGAGCTCGGTCCCGACGCCCCCCTCGGCACCGCGCAGGTCGTCACCGCCTGA